A part of Sander vitreus isolate 19-12246 chromosome 8, sanVit1, whole genome shotgun sequence genomic DNA contains:
- the rasgrf1 gene encoding ras-specific guanine nucleotide-releasing factor 1: MQKGIRLNDGHVTYLGILAKKDGTRRGCLSKKSSDNTKWHTKWFALLQNMLFYFENESSSRPSGLYLLEGCICDRAPSPKPSQSAKECLEKQYYFTVNFTHENQKALELRTEDVKDCDEWVAAISHASYRNLANEHETLMQKYLHLLQIVETEKTVAKQLRQQIEDGEIEIERLKSEISGMLKDNEKIHDSPAATPTDDDSEIKKIKKVQSFLRGWICRRKWKTIIQDYIRSPHAESMRKRNQVVFSMVDSEAEYVQQLHILVNNFLRPLRMAASSKKPPITHDDVSSIFLNSETIMFLHQIFYQGLKARIASWPTLVLADLFDILLPMLNIYQEFVRNHQYSLQILAHCKQNRDFDKLLKQYEAKPDCEERTLETFLTYPMFQIPRYILTLHELLAHTPHEHVERNSLDYAKSKLEELSRIMHDEVSETENIRKNLAIERMIIEGCEILLDTSQTFVRQGSLIQVPMSEKGKITRGRLGSLSLKKEGERQCFLFSKHLIICTRGSGGKLHLTKNGVVSLIDCTLMEDPEGTDDESKSDKSGQDMEHLDFKIVVEPKDSQSFTVILVASSRQEKSAWTSDISQCIDNIRCNGLMMNAFEDNSKVTVPQMIKSDSSLYCDDVDIRFSKMMNSCKVLQIRYASVERLLERLTDLRFLSIDFLNTFLHSYRVFTTADVVLDKLITIYKKPISAIPARSLELFFASSQNSKFLYGEPPSSPRASRKFSSPPPLAIAKNSSPNRRRKLSLNIPIITGGKALDLAALSCSSNGYASMYSSMSPFSKTTLDINKLYVSSPTSSKIPDEGEDKKDKVEDTLVSKQDHSVREESDIDQNQSDDGDPEASPIKSPTTPKNIKCKNSSEFSLFSYNNGMVMSSCRELDNNRSALSAASAFAIATAGANEGTPTKEKYRRMSLASTGFPTDQRNGDKEFVIRRAATNRVLNVLRHWVSKHSPDFESNNELKTKVIVFLEEVMHDPELLTQERKAAANIIRTLTQEDHGDNQITLEDVTQLVKGNVEPFESHSALEIAEQLTLLDHLVFKVIPYEEFFGQGWMKNDKNEKTPYIMRTTKHFNDISNLIATEILRCEDVVTRVVVIEKWVAVADICRCLHNYNAVLEITSSLNRSSVFRLKKTWLKVSKQTKGLIDKLQKLVSSEGRFKNLREALKNCDPPCVPYLGMYLTDLAFIEEGTPNYTEDNLVNFSKMRMISHIIREIRQFQQTAYKIDLQPKVTQYLLDNSFVLDEESMYEASLRIEPKVPN, translated from the exons TACTATTTCACTGTCAACTTTACCCATGAAAACCAAAAGGCGCTTGAGTTACGCACAGAAGATGTAAAGGACTGTGATGAATGGGTGGCTGCAATATCACACGCCAG ttacAGAAACTTGGCCAACGAGCATGAGACTCTCATGCAGAAGTATCTTCATCTGCTTCAGATTGTGGAGACGGAGAAAACAGTTGCTAAGCAACTTCGACAACAGATAGAAGATGGGGAAATAGAGATTGAAAGGCTTAAGTCAGAG ATCTCTGGGATGCTCAAAGACAACGAGAAGATTCACGACAGCCCTGCAGCCACCCCAACAGATGACGACTCAGAAATCAAGAAAATCAAAAAA GTCCAGAGCTTCCTGCGAGGCTGGATCTGCAGGAGGAAGTGGAAGACAATCATCCAGGATTACATCCGCTCACCACATGCAGAGAGCATGAGGAAGAGGAACCAGGTGGTGTTCAGCATGGTGGACTCAGAGGCCGAGTACGTCCAGCAGCTTCACATCCTGGTGAACAATTTCCTGAGGCCCCTCCGCATGGCAGCCAGTTCCAAGAAACCGCCCATCACCCACGATGATGTCAGCAGCATCTTCCTCAACAG cGAAACtatcatgtttctacatcagatATTTTACCAAGGTCTAAAAGCCAGAATAGCGAGCTGGCCAACATTAGTGCTGG CCGACCTGTTCGACATCCTGCTACCCATGCTGAACATCTACCAAGAGTTTGTGAGGAACCACCAGTACAGCCTGCAGATCCTGGCTCACTGCAAGCAGAACAGAGACTTTGACAAGCTGCTGAAGCAGTACGAGGCCAAGCCCGACTGTGAGGAGAGGACTCTGGAGACCTTCCTCACCTACCCCATGTTCCAG ATTCCCCGCTACATTCTTACGCTCCACGAACTTCTGGCCCACACTCCCCATGAACATGTAGAGAGAAACAGTCTGGACTACGCCAAATCTAAGCTGGAGGAGCTTTCCAG AATCATGCACGATGAAGTGAGCGAGACCGAGAACATCAGGAAGAACCTGGCAATAGAGCGCATGATCATAGAGGGCTGTGAGATTCTCCTCGACACCAGCCAGACATTTGTAAGACAAG GGTCTCTCATCCAGGTGCCGATGAGCGAGAAGGGCAAGATCACCCGTGGGCGACTaggctctctgtctctgaagaAGGAGGGGGAGAGGCAGTGCTTTCTCTTCTCCAAGCATTTAATCATCTGCACCAGGGGTTCTGGGGGAAAGCTCCATCTCACCAAG AATGGAGTAGTCTCGCTTATAGACTGCACTCTTATGGAGGACCCTGAGGGGACAGATGATGAGT CCAAATCAGACAAGAGCGGCCAGGACATGGAGCACCTGGACTTCAAGATTGTCGTGGAGCCAAAGGACAGCCAGTCATTTACAGTCATCCTGGTGGCCTCCTCGAGGCAGGAGAAGTCTGCATGGACCAGTGACATCAGCCAG TGCATAGACAACATCCGCTGCAATGGGCTGATGATGAACGCCTTCGAAGACAACTCCAAAGTCACAGTGCCGCAGATGATCAA GTCAGATTCAAGTCTGTACTGCGATGATGTGGACATCCGCTTCAGCAAGATGATGAACTCCTGCAAGGTGCTGCAGATCCGCTACGCCAGTGTTGAGCGCCTGCTGGAGAGACTGACCGACCTTCGTTTCCTCTCCATCGACTTCCTCAACACCTTCCTGCACTCCTATCGTGTGTTCACCACCGCTGATGTGGTGCTAGACAAGCTCATCACCATCTACAAGAAGCCCATCAGTGCCATCCCTGCTCG GTCCCTGGAGTTGTTCTTTGCCAGCAGCCAGAACAGTAAATTCCTGTATGGAGAGCCTCCCAGCTCCCCCAGGGCCAGCAGAAAGTtctcctctccacctcctctcGCTATCGCCAAGAATTCATCCCCAAACCGCCGGCGCAAGCTCTCCCTCAACATCCCTATTATCACTGGGGGAAAAGCTCTTGACCTTGCTGCCCTCAGCTGCTCCTCAAATGGCTATGCAAGCATGTACTCATCCATGTCCCCATTCAGCAAGACCACCTTGGACATCAACAAACTGTATGTGTCCAGCCCTACCTCGAGCAAAATCCCTGATGAGGGAGAAGACAAGAAGGACAAGGTGGAGGATACCTTAGTGAGCAAACAAG ATCACTCTGTACGAGAAGAAAGTGACATTGATCAAAACCAGAGTGATGACGGGGACCCAGAAGCCTCTCCTATCAAATCACCAACCACtccaaaaaacatcaaatgcaaAAACTCCTCAG AGTTCTCCCTGTTTTCCTACAACAACGGCATGGTAATGTCCTCGTGTCGAGAGCTGGACAACAATCGCAGTGCCCTGTCTGCTGCCTCTGCCTTTGCTATTGCTACAGCTGGAGCCAATGAGGGCACACCCACGAAGGAAAAATATCGGCGGATGTCCCTAGCCAGTACTG GCTTCCCAACAGATCAGAGAAATGGAGACAAAGAGTTTGTGATCAGACGAGCAGCCACCAACAGAGTCCTGAATGTCCTGAGGCACTGGGTGTCCAAACACTCTCCG GACTTTGAGAGTAACAATGAGCTGAAGACAAAAGTTATTGTCTTCCTGGAAGAGGTGATGCATGACCCCGAGCTGTTGACCCAGGAGAGGAAAGCAGCAGCCAACATAATCAG GACTCTAACTCAGGAAGATCACGGTGACAATCAGATCACCCTTGAAGACGTGACACAACTGGTGA AAGGAAATGTTGAGCCCTTTGAGAGCCACTCTGCATTAGAGATCGCAGAACAGCTCACTTTGTTGGACCACCTGGTGTTTAAGGTCATCCCGTATGA GGAATTCTTTGGACAAGGCTGGATGAAGAATGACAAAAATGAGAAGACCCCGTACATCATGAGAACAACAAAGCACTTCAATGAT ATAAGCAACCTTATTGCCACAGAGATCCTGCGCTGTGAGGACGTGGTCACACGAGTGGTGGTCATAGAGAAATGGGTGGCTGTAGCTGACATCTGTCGCTGTCTCCACAACTACAATGCGGTGCTCGAGATCACCTCCTCCCTCAACCGCAGCTCTGTTTTTCGCCTCAAGAAAACCTGGCTCAAGGTTTCCAAGCAG ACAAAAGGATTGATTGACAAGCTGCAGAAGCTGGTCTCATCAGAGGGAAGGTTCAAAAACCTGAGAGAGGCTTTGAAGAA CTGTGATCCTCCCTGTGTGCCCTATCTGGGGATGTACCTCACAGACCTGGCTTTCATTGAGGAGGGAACACCAAACTACACCGAAGACAATTTGGTCAACTTCTCGAAGATGAGAATG ATTTCTCACATCATCAGAGAAATCAGGCAGTTTCAGCAAACAGCATACAAGATTGACCTGCAACCAAAG GTAACCCAGTATCTACTGGATAATAGCTTTGTTCTGGATGAAGAAAGCATGTACGAAGCCTCACTCAGAATTGAGCCTAAAGTGCCCAACTGA
- the ctsh gene encoding pro-cathepsin H, with the protein MMNTNLLLFALLSAASAFHLSSDGDEFHFKSWMAQHNRVYSMKEYYERLQIFTENKRRIDKHNEGNHTFTMGLNQFSDMTFSEFRKSFLWSEPQNCSATKGNYFSSNGPHPDSIDWRKKGNYVTDVKNQGNCGSCWTFSTTGCLESVTAISTGKLVPLSEQQLVDCAQDFNNHGCNGGLPSQAFEYIMYNKGLMTEENYPYTAFEDTCAYKPELAAAFVKEVMNITAYDEMGILDAVATRNPVSLAFEVTSDFMHYSQGVYTSTECHKTTDKVNHAVLAVGYGQDSGTPYWIVKNSWGSGWGIGGYFLIERGKNMCGLAACSSFPVV; encoded by the exons ATGATGAACACTAATTTGCTGTTGTTTGCTTTGCTGTCGGCAGCTTCAGCTTTTCACCTGTCGTCTGATGGAG ACGAGTTTCACTTCAAGTCATGGATGGCACAG CACAACAGAGTGTACAGCATGAAGGAGTACTACGAGAGACTCCAGATATTCACTGAGAACAAGAGGAGGATTGACAAACACAATGAAGgaaatcacacattcacaa TGGGGCTGAACCAGTTTTCAGACATGACATTTAGTGAATTTCGAAAGTCTTTCCTCTGGTCTGAGCCACAG AACTGCTCTGCTACCAAGGGGAATTACTTCAGCAGCAACGGACCACATCCAGACTCCATCGActggagaaagaaaggaaactATGTGACAGATGTGAAGAACCAG GGGAATTGTGGTAGCTGCTGGACTTTTTCCACAACCGGCTGTCTGGAGTCTGTTACCGCCATCAGCACTGGGAAGCTTGTACCACTG TCAGAACAACAGCTGGTGGACTGCGCTCAGGACTTCAACAACCATGGATGTAACGG CGGCCTTCCCAGTCAAGCATTTGAATACATTATGTACAACAAGGGACTGATGACAGAGGAGAACTACCCATACACAGCTTTT GAAGATACTTGTGCGTATAAACCAGAACTAGCAGCTGCTTTTGTGAAGGAGGTGATGAACATAACCGCA TATGATGAGATGGGGATTCTGGACGCTGTCGCTACACGCAATCCTGTCAGCTTGGCCTTTGAGGTGACCTCTGACTTCATGCATTACTCCCAGGGCGTGTACACCAG CACTGAATGCCACAAGACCACAGACAAGGTTAACCATGCTGTGTTAGCAGTCGGGTATGGACAGGATAGTGGCACTCCTTACTGGATAGTAAAGAACTCATGGGGATCTGGCTGGGGGATTGGCGG ATATTTCCTCATTGAGCGTGGGAAGAACATGTGTGGACTTGCTGCCTGCTCTTCTTTCCCGGTGGTGTGA